A genome region from Cucumis sativus cultivar 9930 chromosome 4, Cucumber_9930_V3, whole genome shotgun sequence includes the following:
- the LOC116403506 gene encoding uncharacterized protein LOC116403506 encodes MHKIPDAHLDRLRAWITNKRTKDEVRETFHGKKSKEFFRDFFMCRRWLADEHLDALFLLIRFNIKTAMIPSAQNFTTVDTLFMRLLVAKWPEYQECIKGNRPFH; translated from the exons ATGCACAAAATACCTGACGCCCATTTAGATCGACTCAGAGCTTGGATCACAAACAAGCGTACGAAAGATGAGGTGCGTGAAACTTTTCACGGGAAAAAATCGAAGGAATTTTTCAGAGACTTTTTCATGTGTCGTCGGTGGTTGGCGGATGAG cATTTGGATGCACTCTTTCTTCTCATTCGCTTCAACATTAAGACAGCCATGATACCTTCTGCTCAAAACTTCACAACTGTAGACACACTCTTCATG cGACTATTAGTTGCGAAGTGGCCTGAATACCAAGAATGTATTAAAGGGAATCGACCATTTCACTAG
- the LOC116403444 gene encoding uncharacterized protein LOC116403444, translating into MSSGELVEKSHPYNTVSEKNGDSKRPGEASNDDNDCKKSKKKKKWKSKMKEVVRKLKYRVAVLENERGSLKSMLSTILKHLEVQKKGEEGDCTGVEGHDAQTEDVDTPGTPSWLRMPRRMTQGVEANRTEDDTMDELDKKVHIDLEEPIDVVDDFNEEIGVKSLTYFDSDVMEIKPLSTKRPHVRPTRSKHASVYLSTPSQL; encoded by the exons ATGTCTTCAGGGGAACTTGTTGAGAAATCCCATCCATATAACACCGTTTCTGAGAAGAATGGTGATTCAAAACGACCAGGAGAAGCTAGTAATGATGACAATGACTGCaaaaagagtaagaaaaagaagaagtggaAGTCTAAGATGAAAGAAGTTGTTCGAAAACTCAAATATCGAGTAGCGGTTCTCGAGAATGAACGTGGAAGCCTAAAATCAATGCTGTCGACTATATTGAAACACCTTGAAGTTCAAAAAAAG GGTGAAGAAGGAGACTGCACGGGAGTTGAAGGTCATGATGCCCAGACCGAAGATGTTGACACACCCGGTACACCTTCTTGGTTGAGGATGCCAAGGAGGATGACACAA GGTGTCGAAGCAAACCGCACAGAGGATGACACAATGGACGAGTTGGATAAGAAGGTTCATATTGATTTGGAGGAGCCAATAGACGTCGTTGACGATTTCAACGAGGAAATTGGAGTAAAAAGTCTTACTTATTTTGATTCAGACGTCATGGAAATAAAACCATTATCCACTAAACGACCACATGTTCGGCCCACACGTAGCAAGCATGCAAGTGTATACTTGTCAACCCCTTCACAGCTTTAG
- the LOC116403443 gene encoding uncharacterized protein LOC116403443, with amino-acid sequence MMTGLWSSQPEPIELVGNSRLLEKFFEQKKCIYISDLEDTFVEYEGDDDDDDIVKLALVYFIELSLLGKDRRTKVDRTLFRIADDWTTFNNYNWGGLVFGRTLSALKRALDMQHAKGKNKSTKTKYTVMGFPQALQVWAYESIPTITECGVHKVSNDAIPRMLRWVCELSPKSHVLQSRCLTHQCS; translated from the exons ATGATGACGGGTCTATGGAGTTCTCAACCAGAGCCTATTGAATTGGTTGGGAATAGTAGGTTGTTGGAGAAGTTCTTCgaacaaaaaaagtgtatttatATAAGTGACTTAGAGGACACATTTGTGGAATACGAGGGGGATGACGATGACGATGACATAGTTAAATTAGCTCTAGTGTACTTTATAGAGCTGTCATTGTTAGGAAAAGATAGGCGGACGAAAGTGGACCGAACTTTATTTAGGATTGCAGATGATTGGACCACATTTAACAATTACAATTGGGGAGGGTTGGTTTTTGGACGTACACTTTCTGCCTTAAAACGAGCCTTGGACATGCAACATGCCAAGGGAAAGAATAAATCAACTAAGACAAAATATACTGTCATGGGATTTCCGCAGGCGTTACAG GTTTGGGCATATGAGTCTATACCAACCATCACTGAATGTGGTGTACATAAAGTAAGCAACGATGCAATACCACGAATGCTGAGGTGGGTGTGCGAACTATCGCCGAAGTCTCATGTCCTACAGAGCAGGTGTTTGACTCACCAATG TTCTTAA